From Gammaproteobacteria bacterium, the proteins below share one genomic window:
- a CDS encoding conserved hypothetical protein (Evidence 4 : Unknown function but conserved in other organisms), which yields MGEVTVTARFRNIVDVGAAMRGYISKEQISVSERHCLVDTGAVMVLLPEDEADKLKLIRGEKVIVTYADERKEELPTGFGLEIMIGDRIVVTDCIIGPPLCEPLIGQIVLEEMDLLVDCAKKRLIPRPESPNRPLLKLK from the coding sequence ATGGGTGAAGTAACGGTTACTGCAAGGTTTCGTAATATCGTAGACGTTGGTGCGGCCATGCGCGGATATATATCAAAGGAACAGATTTCTGTGTCGGAGCGTCACTGCCTAGTAGATACTGGGGCCGTAATGGTTCTTTTGCCGGAAGATGAAGCAGATAAACTTAAACTCATCCGAGGCGAAAAGGTCATCGTGACCTACGCAGACGAGCGCAAGGAAGAGTTACCCACTGGTTTTGGACTGGAGATTATGATTGGCGATCGCATCGTTGTCACAGATTGTATTATTGGACCGCCATTGTGTGAGCCACTAATTGGACAGATCGTTCTGGAGGAGATGGATTTGTTGGTGGATTGTGCAAAAAAGCGGTTGATTCCCAGGCCAGAATCACCAAATCGCCCATTATTGAAATTGAAATAG
- a CDS encoding conserved membrane hypothetical protein (Evidence 4 : Unknown function but conserved in other organisms), producing the protein MSDNPAIPDATLSPSHPLGLPPGSIRAIVALTVVWVFVWLTWHDRPVGLLLSEAMLIILAHYFASRQLLMVPTRLQPYLEDHHLITQEANPLWLPRHTIRFIILAVLFLTGVMLLARGELFQSNGFDNIFLIFVYLLGVVVNHIRGRRGIRPLSRWLRLWIHLKALLVVLACFIILLAALANGLEDPPEGLDHILLGWILFYFGSR; encoded by the coding sequence ATGTCCGATAACCCCGCAATACCGGATGCGACGCTATCCCCGTCGCATCCTCTAGGGCTACCACCGGGGAGTATCCGAGCGATTGTGGCGCTCACCGTGGTATGGGTATTCGTGTGGCTCACCTGGCACGATAGACCCGTGGGATTACTTCTTTCGGAGGCCATGCTAATCATCTTGGCTCATTATTTCGCCTCACGTCAGCTCTTGATGGTGCCCACCCGACTTCAGCCATATTTGGAGGATCACCACCTAATCACCCAAGAGGCTAATCCGCTGTGGCTGCCACGTCATACTATTCGCTTCATCATCCTGGCCGTGCTATTTCTCACTGGCGTAATGCTGCTCGCACGCGGAGAATTATTCCAATCAAATGGATTTGACAATATCTTTCTGATCTTTGTCTATCTGTTGGGGGTTGTCGTCAACCATATCCGGGGACGACGGGGAATTCGTCCGCTATCTCGCTGGCTACGTCTCTGGATTCACCTCAAAGCCTTGCTTGTAGTATTGGCTTGTTTTATAATCCTGCTCGCAGCCTTAGCCAATGGACTGGAAGATCCTCCCGAAGGTCTGGATCACATCTTACTGGGTTGGATTTTGTTCTACTTTGGATCCCGTTGA
- a CDS encoding UDP-glucose 4-epimerase, translating to MTTSWLITGGCGFIGTNLIGRLMTEEGHAIRVIDNLSVGTLEDLGSVINVTEMDVSDKNPLPAPQFGQCQLVRGDIIDADLALIVTKDIDIIVHLAANTGVGPSVEDPRLDCLVNVIGTFNYLEAARLNKVSRFIFASSGAPVGEAEPPIHEELAAHPVSPYGASKLAGEGYCSAYNRTFGIQTIALRFGNVYGPGSTHKSSVVAKFIKQALDNLPLEIYGDGTQTRDFIYIDDLIDAVMRSAIVNNIGGEVFQIATSKETTVQEMTEQLCGVLAERGIRDVVILNRKTRLGDVKRNYSDTSKAQKYLGWTVRFQLEEGLDETVSYFLTKQR from the coding sequence ATGACTACAAGCTGGCTTATTACAGGGGGTTGTGGATTTATCGGCACAAACCTGATTGGACGCCTTATGACTGAAGAAGGGCATGCCATTCGTGTTATTGACAACCTTTCGGTCGGCACACTGGAAGATTTGGGTAGCGTTATTAATGTAACCGAGATGGATGTTTCCGATAAAAACCCACTACCGGCCCCGCAGTTTGGCCAATGCCAACTGGTACGTGGAGATATTATTGACGCGGATTTGGCCTTAATAGTAACCAAGGACATTGATATTATTGTTCATTTAGCTGCGAATACGGGCGTTGGCCCTTCTGTAGAAGACCCCCGCCTCGATTGTCTAGTCAATGTCATAGGGACGTTTAACTATCTAGAAGCTGCAAGATTAAACAAAGTTTCACGTTTTATTTTTGCCTCCAGTGGCGCCCCAGTAGGAGAGGCCGAACCACCGATCCATGAAGAGCTAGCCGCACACCCCGTTTCACCTTATGGCGCAAGTAAACTAGCCGGAGAAGGTTACTGTTCCGCATATAATCGAACGTTTGGTATCCAAACCATCGCCCTTCGTTTCGGTAACGTCTATGGCCCCGGCTCGACTCATAAGAGTAGCGTTGTAGCTAAATTCATTAAGCAAGCACTCGACAATTTGCCCTTGGAAATTTATGGTGATGGAACCCAGACCCGGGATTTCATCTATATCGATGATTTAATTGATGCTGTCATGCGCTCCGCCATAGTAAACAATATTGGTGGTGAAGTGTTTCAGATTGCGACAAGCAAGGAAACGACAGTTCAAGAAATGACAGAACAACTATGTGGCGTGCTCGCGGAGAGAGGGATTAGGGACGTTGTAATTTTAAATCGGAAAACTCGCTTGGGGGATGTAAAACGTAATTACTCGGATACCAGCAAAGCTCAGAAATATTTAGGATGGACGGTACGATTCCAGTTGGAAGAGGGACTCGATGAGACTGTATCCTATTTTCTGACTAAGCAACGATAG
- a CDS encoding NAD-dependent epimerase/dehydratase family protein, translated as MNQKTILITGGCGYLGAHLLRLIAEDRYYEGVRVRILDNLSSGSINALMNLPSGPRYEFMEGDILAPGAVRAAMKDVGTVIHLAALVRTPFAFDQPSGIHQVNHWGTIRLLEHCIDAGVPRFLYASSVSVYGPGGLFDEQAKCRPIGPYSCSKHEAERAVLMANDTNFGTTVLRMATLYGGKPQHVRFDAIANRLVYLAGTNRSLTVYGQGTQTRPLVHVRDAARALLWAHQQDNSVGEVYNVAESSPTIESVALLIQKLRPTTPLRYTDQDYREHLSLAVHTEKIYGAGWQSSERLENGLNELLAHFHNLSPIENSAPELTEFQC; from the coding sequence ATGAACCAAAAAACCATTCTGATCACGGGCGGGTGTGGTTACCTTGGAGCGCATCTTTTGCGTCTGATTGCCGAGGATAGGTACTATGAGGGTGTTCGTGTTCGAATACTGGATAACCTGAGCAGCGGTTCGATCAACGCATTGATGAACCTACCGAGCGGACCACGCTACGAATTCATGGAAGGCGACATCCTTGCCCCTGGCGCGGTCCGCGCGGCCATGAAAGATGTTGGTACGGTTATACACCTGGCAGCCTTGGTTCGAACTCCCTTTGCGTTTGATCAACCTAGCGGTATTCATCAAGTCAATCATTGGGGAACGATTCGACTGTTGGAGCACTGTATTGACGCAGGAGTACCTCGATTCCTATACGCAAGCAGTGTTAGTGTTTACGGACCAGGAGGTTTATTCGACGAGCAAGCCAAGTGCAGGCCAATTGGCCCTTATTCGTGTTCGAAGCACGAAGCTGAACGTGCGGTGCTCATGGCTAATGATACAAACTTCGGAACTACCGTATTGCGCATGGCAACGCTCTATGGAGGAAAACCCCAACATGTTCGTTTCGATGCGATAGCAAATCGGCTCGTTTATCTCGCAGGAACCAATCGTAGTCTTACAGTTTATGGCCAAGGAACACAAACCCGTCCCCTCGTGCATGTCAGAGACGCGGCACGGGCACTACTTTGGGCGCACCAGCAAGACAATAGCGTGGGAGAGGTTTACAATGTGGCGGAGAGTAGTCCTACCATTGAATCAGTAGCACTATTGATCCAGAAACTGAGACCGACTACTCCGCTCCGTTATACCGATCAGGATTATCGGGAACACTTATCGTTGGCGGTACATACCGAAAAAATATACGGGGCGGGTTGGCAATCAAGTGAACGGCTTGAGAACGGCCTAAACGAATTGCTTGCCCATTTCCATAACCTTTCACCAATAGAAAACTCAGCCCCTGAGTTGACTGAATTCCAATGCTGA
- the cysH gene encoding Adenosine 5'-phosphosulfate reductase encodes MIVRLVLEFLNGASVTLKEKSPQEILEWAAKNFPNEIAASSSFQTQSVPLLHMIASTVPQLPILFIDTGYHFPETIAFRDRLVHSWNLNLEVLTVRNSMEEGLWYANQPLYLTNPDLCCEIHKVAPMREAMRRYRVWISGIRRDQSHTRAKADIVEVSKENRIRIHPMLEWTQSDVQQYVRNHGLPEHPLDVLGYVSIGCAPCTRPPLTGGGLRSGRWQGTGKTECGLHTHLRDVSKKN; translated from the coding sequence TTGATTGTAAGACTTGTCCTCGAATTTTTAAATGGTGCCTCCGTGACTCTCAAAGAAAAATCACCTCAGGAAATTCTGGAGTGGGCTGCTAAAAACTTTCCGAATGAAATCGCAGCAAGCAGCTCTTTTCAAACACAGAGTGTTCCTCTTTTGCATATGATAGCCAGTACAGTTCCCCAACTGCCGATTCTTTTTATCGATACGGGTTACCATTTTCCAGAAACAATCGCATTTAGAGATCGCTTAGTACATAGTTGGAATCTAAACCTGGAAGTTCTCACTGTAAGAAACAGCATGGAAGAAGGGTTATGGTATGCTAACCAACCACTGTATCTTACTAATCCAGATTTGTGCTGTGAAATTCACAAGGTTGCCCCAATGCGTGAGGCAATGCGTCGCTATCGTGTTTGGATTAGTGGAATCCGACGTGACCAGTCACACACCCGTGCCAAGGCCGATATTGTCGAGGTGTCTAAGGAAAATCGGATACGAATTCATCCCATGCTGGAATGGACTCAATCGGACGTGCAGCAGTATGTGAGGAACCATGGCTTACCGGAACATCCATTAGATGTCCTTGGTTATGTCAGCATTGGGTGTGCTCCATGCACGCGACCTCCACTTACCGGCGGTGGCCTGCGTAGTGGTAGATGGCAAGGTACCGGCAAGACTGAATGTGGGCTTCATACCCACTTACGAGATGTCTCTAAGAAGAACTAA
- a CDS encoding methyl-accepting chemotaxis protein, with amino-acid sequence MTVSQRLYLLIFAALVGLISLAGLGYHQIESIYTSANFANENTVPALVILDDLKESVLRIRIDLNNILNTENDKRSEIEKKVTGHIQAVMEELRKYEGTIADDKDKMLFEQEKTLFSQYEPVIESLLGEIRQQHDDKAREIIRNVRPVAEKLAVTIDEHTTHNVFLGKKAADDALTTKNSAIKLSIAIALLVLGIVVAIGWVIVRNLKQVLDKVHNTSKELASASAQVEATAQSLSQATSEQAASVEETSAAMEQMSASITQNADNAKVTNTRATQAAAEAREGGTAVIETVSAMKQIASKIGIIDDIAYQTNLLALNAAIEAARAGDHGKGFAVVAAEVRKLAERSQIAAQEIGELATSSVRLAEKAGHLLEAMVPAITTTADLVQEIASASKEQSSGVGQINTAMSQLSQLTQHNASSAEELAATAEELGAQVASLEEMVAVYFTSAKHSAPQSTPVHRAQTASRPAQPVARKDGMFLVNGKMARGTKAAGKPNDFEEF; translated from the coding sequence ATGACCGTTTCACAAAGATTATATCTACTGATTTTCGCTGCGCTGGTCGGCCTGATTAGTCTGGCTGGTTTGGGATATCACCAAATCGAAAGTATTTATACCTCCGCCAATTTCGCCAATGAAAACACAGTTCCTGCATTAGTGATTCTTGATGACCTCAAAGAGTCTGTTTTACGAATACGTATAGACCTAAATAATATCCTAAATACAGAAAATGATAAAAGGTCCGAGATAGAAAAGAAAGTTACTGGACACATTCAAGCGGTCATGGAAGAGTTGAGGAAATATGAAGGTACAATTGCTGACGACAAGGATAAAATGCTCTTTGAACAAGAGAAAACGCTATTTTCCCAGTATGAACCGGTGATCGAATCCCTTCTAGGGGAAATTCGCCAACAACATGATGACAAGGCGCGCGAGATCATAAGAAATGTCAGACCCGTCGCCGAGAAACTCGCAGTCACCATTGATGAACACACAACGCACAACGTTTTTCTGGGAAAAAAAGCGGCTGATGACGCTCTAACTACAAAGAACTCTGCGATTAAATTATCCATCGCCATTGCTCTGCTGGTACTTGGCATAGTGGTTGCCATCGGCTGGGTAATTGTACGCAACCTCAAGCAGGTCCTCGATAAAGTTCACAACACCAGCAAAGAACTGGCCAGTGCCTCTGCCCAAGTGGAGGCCACCGCCCAATCGCTGAGTCAAGCCACCAGCGAACAGGCCGCCAGCGTGGAGGAAACCAGCGCGGCCATGGAACAAATGAGCGCCTCCATCACTCAGAACGCCGACAATGCCAAGGTCACCAATACCCGCGCCACCCAAGCGGCGGCAGAGGCCCGCGAAGGGGGAACGGCAGTAATTGAAACAGTGTCCGCCATGAAACAGATCGCCAGCAAGATCGGCATCATTGACGATATTGCATATCAAACCAATCTACTTGCCTTGAATGCCGCCATTGAAGCCGCACGGGCCGGGGATCACGGTAAGGGATTTGCGGTAGTAGCGGCTGAGGTACGTAAACTCGCCGAACGTAGTCAGATCGCAGCTCAGGAGATCGGCGAATTAGCGACCAGTAGCGTTCGCCTCGCCGAAAAAGCGGGGCATCTTCTTGAAGCAATGGTCCCGGCCATTACCACAACCGCAGATCTGGTTCAGGAGATCGCTTCTGCCTCTAAGGAACAATCCAGTGGTGTTGGCCAGATTAATACGGCCATGAGTCAACTTTCTCAACTCACCCAACACAATGCCAGCTCTGCCGAAGAATTGGCCGCTACCGCAGAAGAATTGGGAGCACAGGTTGCCAGTCTCGAAGAGATGGTTGCTGTCTATTTCACCTCCGCCAAACACTCTGCACCACAAAGCACACCCGTTCATCGGGCACAGACCGCGAGCCGCCCTGCTCAACCAGTAGCTCGAAAGGACGGAATGTTCTTAGTAAACGGTAAAATGGCGAGAGGAACCAAAGCGGCTGGTAAGCCAAATGACTTCGAGGAGTTTTGA
- a CDS encoding hypothetical protein (Evidence 5 : Unknown function) has translation MRWSIGMIVAVLKLADMVIK, from the coding sequence ATGCGCTGGTCTATCGGTATGATCGTTGCCGTCCTCAAACTTGCCGATATGGTCATTAAATAA
- the vipA gene encoding Vi polysaccharide biosynthesis protein VipA/TviB: MNLSSLHLAIIGLGYVGLPLAVEFGRKRPVVGFDINLRRINELQSGNDFTLETTTEELQAARYLTYTTQINDLRACNCYIVTVPTPIDKYKRPNLTPLLKASETVGKILKKGDIVIYESTVYPGATEEDCVPVLERSSSLRFNQDFYCGYSPERINPGDKEHRVTNIKKVTSGSTPEIANLVDALYNEIITAGTHKASSIKVAEAAKVIENTQRDLNIALINELAIIFNKMGIDTENVLQAAGSKWNFLPFRPGLVGGHCIGVDPYYLTHKAQAIGYHPEIILAGRRLNDSMGTYVVAQLVKAMTKHRIQVESARVLVMGLTFKENCPDLRNTRVVDIVSELRDYNCKVDIFDPWVTVEDAQHEYGITPIDEPKSNTYDAIILAVAHHQFKRMGEVAIRSLGKPSHVLYDLKYVLSATESDLRL; the protein is encoded by the coding sequence ATGAACCTATCCTCCCTTCATTTAGCGATTATTGGTCTGGGTTACGTAGGTCTTCCCCTGGCCGTTGAATTCGGTCGGAAACGTCCAGTGGTTGGTTTTGATATCAATCTAAGACGTATTAATGAACTCCAGTCAGGTAACGACTTTACCCTAGAGACCACTACGGAAGAACTCCAAGCGGCTCGTTATCTAACTTACACCACCCAAATTAACGACCTACGCGCCTGTAACTGTTACATCGTCACCGTTCCCACCCCGATTGATAAATATAAACGCCCCAACCTTACCCCACTGCTCAAGGCCAGTGAAACCGTAGGTAAGATACTAAAAAAGGGTGACATCGTTATTTACGAATCGACGGTCTATCCCGGCGCCACCGAGGAGGATTGTGTACCCGTCCTGGAAAGGTCCTCTAGTCTTAGGTTCAACCAAGATTTCTATTGCGGCTATAGCCCTGAGCGTATCAATCCAGGGGATAAGGAACATCGCGTAACTAACATCAAGAAAGTTACGTCTGGTTCGACACCTGAGATCGCTAACCTGGTCGATGCCCTCTATAACGAAATCATCACGGCGGGGACCCACAAGGCTAGTAGCATCAAGGTCGCCGAGGCCGCTAAGGTTATCGAAAACACCCAGCGCGACCTTAATATTGCGTTAATCAACGAACTTGCGATTATCTTCAATAAGATGGGTATCGACACTGAGAATGTCCTACAGGCTGCGGGTAGCAAATGGAATTTCCTGCCTTTTCGTCCCGGTTTGGTTGGTGGGCATTGTATCGGTGTAGACCCGTATTACCTCACTCACAAGGCACAAGCCATCGGTTATCATCCTGAGATCATCCTTGCGGGTCGGCGTCTAAATGACAGCATGGGCACCTACGTCGTCGCCCAGTTGGTCAAGGCAATGACCAAGCATCGTATCCAAGTTGAAAGCGCAAGGGTTCTCGTCATGGGCCTAACTTTCAAGGAAAACTGTCCTGATCTGCGGAATACTCGCGTAGTTGATATTGTCTCCGAATTGAGAGACTACAACTGCAAGGTCGATATCTTCGACCCCTGGGTAACTGTCGAAGATGCACAACATGAATACGGCATCACCCCCATTGATGAACCAAAATCTAATACCTACGACGCTATCATTCTTGCCGTTGCGCACCATCAATTCAAAAGGATGGGAGAGGTAGCTATTCGTAGTCTTGGCAAACCATCGCATGTACTGTACGATCTCAAGTACGTTTTGTCGGCTACCGAATCAGATCTAAGACTCTGA